The bacterium genome includes the window CGACCAGGCCCTTCGAGTCGACCAGCCAGCAGCGCCGCCGCGCCTCTGCTTCGGTGAGCCCCTCGGCCTGCATGGCCGCGACGATCATGCTGGCGATGCCGATCCCCGCTTCGCCGGCACCGAGGAAGACGAAGGTCTGGTCCTTCAGTTTCCCTCCGGTCAGGCGCATGGCCGCCTGGACGCCCGCGAGGGCCACCGCCCCGGTGCCTTGGATGTCGTCGTCGAAACACGGCATCAGGTGCCGATATCTCTCGAGCAGGCGGAAGGCGTTGCGGTTGGCGAAGTCCTCGAGCTGGAGGACGGCGTCGGGAAACACCTCGCGCACGGCATCCACGAACTCATCGACCAACGCGTCGTATGCTTCACCTTCGAGCCGTTTCTGCTGCAATCCGAGGTAGAGAGGATCGCAGCGTCGCGCCTCGCTCTCCGTGCCGACATCCAGCGTGATGGGGAGGCATTGCTCCGGGCGGATTCCTGCGCAGGCGGTGTAGAGCGCGAGCTTTCCGACCGGAATGCCCATGCCGTCTACGCCGAGATCTCCGAGCCCGAGGATTCGCCCGCCATCGGTGACGACGATGATGCGTACGTCCTCGTGGGGCCAGTTGCGGAGCACCTCCGCGACGCGCCCGAGATCGTTTGCTGAGACGAACAAGCCGCGCGGGCGGCGGAAGATGTGGCCGTACTCGAGACAAGCGCGGCCGACCGTGGGCGTGTAGAGGATCGGCATCAATTCCTCGAGGTGGTCCACGACCACCCGGTAGAAGAGCGTCTCGTTGCGATCCTGAAGGGCGATCAGGTAGAGGTAGCGCTCGAGATCATTGGACTTGCTTCGAGTGTTCTCGAGTACCCGTGCGACCTGGGTGGGCAGGTCCGACGCCCGCGGCGGCAGGAGCCCGCGCAGGCCGAGGGCGTCGCGCTCCGCTTGGCTGAAGGCCGTGCCCTTGTTGCGAAGCGGATCGTGCAGCAGCTTGACGCCGCGGGAGAGGCTTTCAGGGTCGTGGCTCATGGTGCCCATGAGCCTGCAAGGGCCGTACCCTGCCAGGTCTCGCCAAGCGAGCCCGAAAGTCGCCGCTCCCGCTCCGGATGTCCCTCGTGGCCCCAGTCGCGCCCGCCGAATGGGGGGCTCATTGGCCGTTGGCGCCCTTGTCCACGTCTTCACCCACCTCGCCACGAGCCGTAAGGATGGGTGTCGCTCGAGGAGACAAGTCCCATTCCGTCCAGGTAAGCTTGACAGCGTTCTGGATGGACCCACCGTCTCCGGGAGAGGGGAGGCAGAGTCCCTTGTATCGGCCAATTCAGGTGGTCCTACCATCCTGCGCTCCCCCGCGGGTTGACCAGCGA containing:
- a CDS encoding NAD-dependent malic enzyme — encoded protein: MSHDPESLSRGVKLLHDPLRNKGTAFSQAERDALGLRGLLPPRASDLPTQVARVLENTRSKSNDLERYLYLIALQDRNETLFYRVVVDHLEELMPILYTPTVGRACLEYGHIFRRPRGLFVSANDLGRVAEVLRNWPHEDVRIIVVTDGGRILGLGDLGVDGMGIPVGKLALYTACAGIRPEQCLPITLDVGTESEARRCDPLYLGLQQKRLEGEAYDALVDEFVDAVREVFPDAVLQLEDFANRNAFRLLERYRHLMPCFDDDIQGTGAVALAGVQAAMRLTGGKLKDQTFVFLGAGEAGIGIASMIVAAMQAEGLTEAEARRRCWLVDSKGLVVRERDDLADHKLPYAHDHAPLPDLLSAIEELQPTALIGVSGAPETFQKRIVETMARLNERPIVFALSNPTAKAECTAEQAIAWTGGRAIFASGSPFPPVEWEGRRIVPGQGNNAYVFPGVGLGAIACGARQVTDEMFFEAASCLAAEVHDEDLALARVYPPFSRIREVSLSIAVAVAEVAWMRGLARVERPADPTAYIRQRMYEPNYTSYL